From a region of the Vagococcus coleopterorum genome:
- the dhaQ gene encoding DhaKLM operon coactivator DhaQ produces the protein MNKKIMNRPEDTVSQVLNGIIFANDDRLERLPKTGIIIKKERQTNQVAVISGGGTGHEPAHSGYVGENMLAASINGGIFTPPEPAEILQAIEAADQGQGVLLIVKNFERDVENFLAAETLAKEKGHQVSHVIVNDDCSIDKENFKKRRRGVAGTIFVHKILGAAATEGQSLEALATLGEEVVASINTLGVALAPGVIPGTNDSQFKLADDQISFGIGIHGEAGYREEPLHSSEQLANELINKLKTHYQWRKDMKVAVMVNGLGSTPLMELQIFANDVRRLLMLEEVEVAYKKVGTFMSSIDMAGVSLSILEIKDDQWLAYLNKPTDSYGW, from the coding sequence ATGAATAAAAAAATCATGAATCGACCTGAAGATACAGTGAGCCAAGTTTTAAATGGCATTATTTTTGCAAATGATGACCGTTTAGAACGTCTCCCTAAAACAGGCATTATTATCAAAAAAGAACGTCAAACTAACCAAGTAGCAGTTATTTCTGGTGGTGGGACTGGTCATGAGCCAGCCCATTCAGGTTATGTTGGCGAAAATATGTTAGCAGCCAGTATTAATGGTGGAATTTTCACGCCGCCAGAACCGGCTGAAATACTTCAAGCAATAGAGGCTGCCGATCAAGGACAAGGAGTTTTGTTAATCGTTAAAAATTTTGAACGGGATGTTGAGAACTTTTTAGCGGCTGAAACCTTGGCAAAAGAAAAAGGCCATCAAGTCAGCCATGTGATTGTGAACGATGACTGTTCTATTGATAAAGAAAATTTCAAGAAGCGTCGTCGGGGAGTGGCGGGGACAATTTTTGTGCACAAGATTTTAGGAGCAGCCGCTACAGAGGGTCAATCATTAGAAGCATTGGCAACTCTCGGCGAAGAAGTGGTGGCAAGTATTAATACGTTAGGTGTAGCCTTAGCGCCAGGTGTTATTCCAGGAACAAACGACTCCCAATTTAAACTAGCCGATGATCAAATCTCATTTGGGATTGGGATTCATGGTGAAGCCGGTTATCGTGAAGAACCGTTACATTCTTCAGAACAATTAGCTAATGAGTTAATCAATAAATTAAAAACTCATTACCAATGGCGCAAAGATATGAAAGTGGCTGTGATGGTTAATGGCTTAGGTAGCACGCCCTTAATGGAACTGCAAATCTTTGCCAATGATGTTCGTCGATTGTTGATGTTAGAAGAAGTCGAAGTAGCTTACAAAAAAGTCGGGACCTTTATGTCCTCTATCGATATGGCAGGTGTGTCATTATCAATTCTAGAAATCAAAGATGATCAATGGTTAGCCTATTTAAATAAACCAACGGATAGTTACGGTTGGTAA
- the dhaS gene encoding dihydroxyacetone kinase transcriptional activator DhaS encodes MQESLITKKVIAYSLKKVMETTPFQKVSISQIMEQAEIRRQTFYNHFQDKYELLDWIYKQEISENISDFLDYEEWDKVIYRILAYFEKNQVFYRNALAISEQNSFDQSFYSHTQGLLATIIRDIAKKKNVTKDIALLAYSAEFYSHAFVGITKTWILDGCKTPTQELADETVAVLVASIYGLLES; translated from the coding sequence ATGCAAGAGTCATTAATCACAAAAAAAGTTATTGCCTATTCATTAAAAAAAGTCATGGAAACGACTCCCTTCCAAAAAGTATCGATTAGCCAAATCATGGAACAAGCTGAAATTCGTCGCCAAACTTTTTACAATCACTTTCAAGATAAATATGAATTGTTAGATTGGATTTATAAACAAGAGATTTCTGAAAATATTAGCGACTTCCTAGATTACGAAGAGTGGGATAAGGTGATTTACCGTATCTTGGCTTACTTCGAAAAGAACCAAGTCTTTTATCGCAATGCCTTAGCTATTTCTGAACAGAATTCTTTTGACCAATCCTTTTACAGCCACACTCAAGGCTTACTAGCGACGATTATTCGTGATATCGCTAAGAAGAAAAATGTCACCAAAGATATTGCTCTTTTAGCTTACAGTGCTGAATTTTACAGTCACGCCTTTGTTGGTATTACTAAAACTTGGATTTTAGACGGCTGTAAAACCCCAACCCAAGAATTAGCGGATGAAACCGTGGCGGTTTTAGTCGCTTCAATTTACGGCTTGCTTGAATCATAA
- a CDS encoding cysteine desulfurase family protein translates to MPTIYFDHGGTTPIAPAVIEKMTEVMSHVYGNPSSVHQTGRTAKALLNKARQEIATSINAKEDEIIFTSGGTESDNFAIRQTAKSRQHLGRHLVTSNVEHPAVLDTMKELGKEGFDVTFLDVSETGDITPEQVAKALRPDTILVSLMWTNNETGVQFPIKEISEVLKDHQAYFHTDAVQAFGLETIDVNEVAVDLLSASAHKINGPKGVGMLFQREGVHLPAMQTGGKQETQQRAGTENIPGIVGFAEAVKLLDEATKEQRRQGYQELQTKLTTGLHDAGIEFEINGTSSLKSSHVINLWLKDLPNQQVLMQLDLAGIAISVGSACTAGAVQPSHVLEAMFGQKTERALESIRISFGLGNTDEEVATLVAELVKIKERMTSK, encoded by the coding sequence ATGCCAACTATTTATTTTGATCATGGGGGCACAACACCAATTGCTCCAGCTGTTATTGAAAAGATGACAGAAGTCATGAGTCACGTCTATGGCAATCCTTCAAGTGTTCACCAAACGGGTCGCACGGCTAAAGCCTTATTAAATAAAGCGCGCCAAGAAATTGCGACAAGTATCAATGCAAAGGAAGATGAGATTATTTTTACTAGTGGTGGCACCGAAAGTGATAACTTTGCTATTCGTCAAACCGCCAAAAGTCGTCAGCATTTAGGTCGTCATCTGGTTACTTCTAATGTGGAACATCCAGCCGTTTTAGATACCATGAAAGAATTAGGCAAAGAGGGTTTTGATGTGACCTTCTTAGATGTATCGGAAACAGGGGATATTACACCAGAACAAGTTGCAAAAGCCTTGCGACCGGATACGATTTTAGTCAGCTTAATGTGGACTAATAATGAGACTGGTGTACAATTTCCGATTAAAGAAATTAGCGAAGTCTTAAAAGACCATCAAGCTTATTTCCATACGGATGCCGTTCAAGCTTTTGGTTTAGAAACGATTGACGTTAATGAAGTGGCAGTTGATTTGTTGTCGGCATCTGCTCATAAAATTAATGGTCCCAAAGGTGTGGGAATGTTATTCCAGCGCGAAGGGGTTCATTTGCCGGCTATGCAAACCGGTGGTAAACAAGAAACGCAACAGCGTGCAGGGACAGAAAATATTCCTGGGATTGTGGGTTTTGCTGAAGCGGTGAAACTATTAGATGAGGCAACAAAAGAGCAACGTCGCCAAGGTTACCAAGAATTACAAACGAAACTGACAACAGGATTACACGATGCCGGTATTGAGTTTGAAATCAATGGCACAAGTTCATTGAAAAGTAGTCACGTCATCAATCTTTGGCTGAAAGACTTACCGAATCAACAAGTGTTAATGCAATTAGATTTAGCAGGCATTGCCATTTCTGTGGGATCAGCTTGTACAGCAGGAGCTGTCCAACCATCTCACGTATTAGAAGCGATGTTTGGTCAAAAAACAGAACGAGCCTTAGAATCCATTCGAATTAGTTTTGGACTAGGAAATACAGATGAGGAAGTAGCCACCTTGGTTGCTGAACTAGTGAAAATTAAAGAACGAATGACATCTAAATAA
- a CDS encoding DUF1831 domain-containing protein: MKEQATILGCPVSYKLGADTKKFTLKDNGFTETKAGNYQLVRPLDATPQSKQGFKLKITVSSDIKAFKMSATTANGLKAINLFDNDKFKMNQDKFYFLMDGMIDRGCFEKVEA, from the coding sequence ATGAAGGAGCAAGCAACAATCTTAGGCTGTCCTGTTAGTTACAAATTAGGAGCTGACACGAAGAAATTTACGTTGAAAGATAATGGCTTTACAGAAACCAAGGCAGGTAATTACCAACTGGTTCGCCCTTTAGATGCGACGCCTCAAAGTAAACAAGGCTTCAAACTAAAAATCACGGTTTCAAGTGATATCAAAGCATTTAAAATGTCAGCAACAACAGCTAATGGCTTAAAAGCCATTAACCTGTTTGATAATGATAAATTTAAAATGAACCAAGACAAATTCTACTTCCTAATGGATGGTATGATTGACCGTGGTTGTTTTGAAAAAGTAGAAGCGTAA
- the mnmA gene encoding tRNA 2-thiouridine(34) synthase MnmA: MQDNSNTRVVVGMSGGVDSSVTALVLKEQGYDVVGIFMKNWDDTDENGVCTATEDYKDVAKVAEQIGIPYYSVNFEKEYWDRVFEYFLDEYKRGRTPNPDVMCNKEIKFKAFLDYAMDMGADYVATGHYAQVVRDEDGTAHMLRGVDNNKDQTYFLSQLSQEQLAKTMFPLGHMEKPEVRALAEKAGLATAKKKDSTGVCFIGEKNFKEFLSKYLPAKPGKMMTEDGVVKGDHAGLMYYTIGQRQGLGIGGSAGDSQEPWFAIGKDLKTNTLYVGQGFHHPTLYSTHLEASQVHFTTEVERPAEFKCTAKFRYRQTDVGVTVKFAEGDQTKATVIFDEPVRAITPGQAVVFYDGEECLGGGIIDAAFNGDEERQYI; this comes from the coding sequence ATGCAAGACAACAGTAATACTCGTGTCGTTGTCGGCATGAGTGGTGGAGTGGATTCCTCTGTGACGGCTTTGGTTTTAAAAGAACAAGGCTATGACGTCGTAGGAATCTTTATGAAAAACTGGGATGACACTGATGAAAATGGTGTTTGTACAGCAACAGAAGACTACAAAGATGTGGCTAAAGTCGCTGAACAAATCGGCATTCCTTATTATTCAGTGAATTTTGAAAAAGAATATTGGGATCGTGTCTTTGAATATTTCTTAGATGAATACAAACGTGGTCGCACGCCAAATCCTGATGTGATGTGTAACAAAGAAATTAAGTTTAAAGCTTTCCTTGATTACGCGATGGATATGGGTGCTGATTATGTGGCGACTGGTCACTATGCACAAGTCGTTCGTGATGAGGACGGCACAGCTCACATGTTACGTGGAGTAGATAATAACAAAGATCAAACTTATTTCTTAAGCCAATTATCACAAGAGCAATTAGCGAAAACCATGTTCCCACTAGGACACATGGAAAAACCTGAAGTTCGTGCCTTAGCAGAAAAAGCTGGCTTAGCGACTGCTAAGAAAAAAGATTCGACAGGTGTTTGTTTCATTGGCGAGAAAAACTTCAAAGAGTTTTTAAGCAAATACTTACCTGCTAAACCTGGTAAAATGATGACGGAAGATGGCGTTGTCAAAGGGGACCATGCTGGTTTAATGTATTACACAATTGGTCAACGTCAAGGTTTAGGTATCGGTGGTAGCGCTGGTGACAGCCAAGAACCGTGGTTTGCGATTGGGAAAGATTTAAAAACCAATACCTTATACGTTGGCCAAGGTTTCCATCACCCAACGTTATACAGTACTCACTTAGAAGCAAGTCAAGTTCACTTCACAACAGAAGTAGAACGTCCGGCTGAATTTAAATGCACAGCGAAATTCCGTTACCGCCAAACTGATGTTGGGGTGACAGTGAAATTTGCTGAAGGTGATCAAACAAAAGCGACGGTCATCTTTGATGAACCTGTTCGTGCGATTACCCCAGGCCAAGCCGTTGTTTTCTATGACGGTGAAGAATGTCTTGGCGGCGGAATCATTGATGCCGCCTTTAATGGTGATGAAGAAAGACAATATATCTAA
- the cls gene encoding cardiolipin synthase has translation MILLKFLKLLTHRITIVVFLLLVQLALVFASIYVFRDYFVYFYIVNFFLSLAAILHIINGRSNPAYKIAWLVPVTTLPIIGVVIYIIFGRLRVRKKFHTKMGRALEKEKEAIANTVPDLDINQFAHTNATIQSTYLKDNSGMPAFKNTESTYLPFGEEAFAALKEELEKAEKYIFMEYFIIDEGKMWDEILDILIRKAAAGLDVRLMYDDFGCLLTLPEGYHKQIEKFGIKCSVFNPFVPVLSSIFNNRDHRKITVIDGKVAFTGGINLADEYINEIQRFGHWKDNAIMMRGEAAWGFTILFLSIWDFQRPSDERYEDFYPGPQKIEGSKGVYQPYSDSPFDNETLGENVYLNLINRAEKYVYITTPYLIIDNLLMEALCNAAKSGIDVRIQTPHISDKAYVHALTKSNYEQLLESGVRIFEYTPGFIHSKTFVVDDLYGTVGTVNMDFRSLFLHVECGVWMYQTEAIPQLYQDFVDTEVLCEEITLEKARDVRWITHLVRSILNVFAPLM, from the coding sequence ATGATACTTTTAAAATTTTTAAAATTACTAACTCACCGGATCACCATTGTCGTGTTCTTATTACTTGTCCAATTGGCATTAGTATTTGCCTCAATCTATGTCTTCCGTGACTACTTTGTTTACTTCTACATCGTCAACTTCTTCTTATCATTGGCAGCCATCTTACATATTATTAACGGCCGCAGCAACCCCGCCTATAAAATCGCTTGGCTTGTTCCTGTGACAACCCTACCGATTATCGGTGTAGTCATCTACATCATCTTTGGTCGCTTACGTGTTCGTAAGAAATTCCATACTAAAATGGGACGTGCTTTAGAAAAAGAAAAAGAAGCTATCGCTAACACCGTGCCTGATTTAGATATTAACCAATTCGCACATACTAACGCGACAATCCAATCAACTTATCTAAAAGATAACAGTGGCATGCCAGCTTTTAAAAATACAGAAAGTACTTACTTGCCATTTGGCGAAGAAGCTTTTGCTGCTTTAAAAGAAGAATTAGAAAAAGCCGAGAAGTACATCTTCATGGAATACTTCATTATTGATGAAGGTAAGATGTGGGATGAAATTCTTGATATTTTAATTCGTAAAGCGGCAGCCGGTTTGGATGTCCGCTTAATGTACGATGACTTTGGTTGTTTATTAACCCTACCTGAAGGGTATCATAAACAAATTGAAAAATTCGGGATTAAATGCTCTGTCTTCAATCCTTTCGTGCCAGTCCTATCTTCTATTTTCAATAACCGTGATCACAGAAAGATTACTGTCATCGATGGTAAAGTCGCCTTCACTGGTGGGATTAACCTAGCAGATGAATACATCAACGAAATCCAACGTTTTGGTCACTGGAAAGATAACGCCATTATGATGCGTGGTGAAGCAGCTTGGGGCTTTACGATTTTATTCTTATCAATTTGGGATTTCCAACGTCCATCTGATGAACGTTATGAAGATTTTTATCCTGGCCCACAAAAAATCGAAGGTTCAAAAGGAGTTTATCAACCATACAGCGATAGTCCTTTTGACAATGAGACCCTTGGAGAAAATGTTTACCTTAACTTGATTAATCGTGCGGAGAAATACGTTTATATCACAACTCCGTACTTAATTATTGATAACTTATTAATGGAAGCTTTGTGTAATGCTGCGAAGAGCGGCATTGATGTCCGCATTCAAACACCTCATATTTCTGATAAAGCTTATGTTCACGCTTTGACAAAATCAAACTATGAGCAACTATTAGAATCAGGTGTCCGTATCTTTGAATACACACCAGGTTTCATTCACTCAAAAACCTTTGTGGTGGATGACTTATACGGAACAGTCGGCACTGTCAACATGGACTTCCGTAGTTTATTCTTACATGTGGAATGTGGCGTTTGGATGTATCAAACCGAAGCTATTCCACAACTTTACCAAGACTTCGTCGATACAGAAGTCCTTTGTGAAGAAATCACCCTTGAAAAAGCTCGTGACGTCCGTTGGATTACTCACTTAGTTCGTTCTATTTTAAACGTCTTTGCTCCATTGATGTAG
- a CDS encoding GNAT family N-acetyltransferase: protein MSFTCYQINDLTQRQLLEIMAQRVAVFVVEQNCPYQEIDQADKGALHLCQWSESGELMAYARLLDKGETVSFGRVLVTENYRSQKLGRKLIEKTIAELHERFPNKDIIISGQTYLLDFYKSFGFVEISEEYLEDDIPHIDLKLS, encoded by the coding sequence ATGAGTTTTACTTGTTACCAGATAAACGACTTAACGCAACGACAATTATTGGAAATCATGGCACAAAGAGTGGCGGTTTTTGTGGTAGAACAAAATTGTCCCTATCAAGAAATTGATCAAGCAGACAAAGGGGCCCTGCATTTATGCCAGTGGTCTGAGTCAGGGGAGCTGATGGCCTATGCTCGTTTGTTAGACAAAGGAGAGACGGTTAGTTTTGGGCGTGTTCTCGTCACGGAGAACTACCGTAGTCAAAAATTAGGTCGTAAACTAATTGAAAAAACGATTGCGGAATTGCATGAGCGCTTCCCTAACAAAGACATTATTATTTCCGGTCAGACTTACTTGTTGGACTTCTATAAAAGTTTTGGTTTTGTAGAAATTTCGGAAGAATATTTAGAAGATGACATTCCTCATATTGATTTAAAATTAAGTTAA
- the sufC gene encoding Fe-S cluster assembly ATPase SufC: MSVLEIKNLHVSIEDKEILKGVNLTMNTNEIHAIMGPNGTGKSTLSAAIMGNPNYEVTEGEILLDGENILELEVDERARAGLFLAMQYPSEIAGITNAEFMRAAINSKRDDDNKMSVMEFIKKMDEKMALLDMPEEMAERYLNEGFSGGEKKRNEILQLLMLEPTFAILDEIDSGLDIDALKVVSKGVNEMRGDNFGALIITHYQRLLNYITPDVVHVMMDGRVVKTGGADLAKRLEAEGYVGISQELGIELSED; encoded by the coding sequence ATGTCAGTTTTAGAAATTAAAAATTTACATGTGTCAATTGAAGATAAAGAAATCTTAAAAGGTGTTAACTTAACAATGAACACCAACGAAATCCATGCCATCATGGGACCAAACGGAACAGGTAAATCAACATTATCTGCTGCGATTATGGGAAATCCTAACTATGAAGTCACTGAAGGTGAAATTCTGTTAGATGGTGAAAACATTTTAGAATTAGAAGTAGACGAACGCGCTCGCGCTGGTCTTTTCTTAGCGATGCAATACCCAAGTGAAATTGCTGGGATTACAAACGCTGAATTCATGCGTGCAGCAATTAACTCAAAACGTGATGACGATAACAAAATGTCTGTTATGGAATTCATTAAAAAAATGGATGAAAAAATGGCGTTATTAGATATGCCTGAAGAAATGGCTGAACGTTACTTAAACGAAGGCTTCTCAGGTGGAGAGAAAAAACGTAACGAAATTTTACAATTATTAATGTTAGAACCAACTTTTGCCATTTTAGATGAGATTGACTCTGGTCTAGATATCGATGCTCTTAAAGTTGTATCAAAAGGCGTGAACGAAATGCGTGGCGATAATTTTGGTGCGTTAATCATCACTCACTATCAACGTCTATTAAACTACATCACACCAGATGTGGTTCACGTGATGATGGATGGTCGTGTGGTTAAAACTGGTGGAGCAGATCTTGCGAAACGTTTAGAAGCAGAAGGTTATGTTGGAATCAGCCAAGAACTAGGCATCGAGTTATCTGAAGACTAA
- the sufD gene encoding Fe-S cluster assembly protein SufD, with amino-acid sequence MTTNEFTNYLGEIKAYSVSQGEPSWMLDLRQAALAKITELPLPDIERVKIDRWDLTKVVDFDETVDFEGVYSFDQVKENPLLIQHGNITIAEQMPMSLIEQGVIFTDIFTAMQEHEALVKEAYMQLAVKADEDKLTAFHAAFMSGGMFLYVPKNVVVEEPFEALYLQNAASTTNFVKHVLILADENSQFNYLERFQTIGEGDVKSTANIVVEVIAKQGAKVKFSAIDQLGENVTAYMNRRGHIMRDASVDWAIGVMNEANIVADFDSDLVGEGSHSEVKAVAISSGKQVQGIDTRVTNMAPHSVGHILQHGVIRDRGTLTFNGIGHILKGAKGSDAQQESRVLMLSDQARGDANPILLIDENEVTAGHAASVGRVDPEEMYYLMSRGLRKTEAERLVIRGFLGSVLTAIPVKEVQKELAEVIERKLS; translated from the coding sequence ATGACAACCAATGAATTTACTAATTATCTTGGGGAAATTAAAGCTTACTCAGTTAGTCAAGGAGAACCTTCTTGGATGCTTGACCTAAGACAAGCAGCATTAGCTAAAATAACTGAGTTACCATTACCAGATATTGAACGTGTCAAAATTGACCGTTGGGATCTAACAAAAGTGGTAGACTTTGATGAAACTGTGGACTTTGAAGGAGTCTACAGCTTTGATCAAGTCAAAGAAAATCCATTATTAATTCAACACGGCAACATTACCATTGCTGAACAAATGCCAATGAGCTTAATCGAGCAAGGAGTTATCTTTACAGATATCTTTACAGCGATGCAAGAGCACGAAGCATTAGTGAAAGAAGCATATATGCAATTAGCCGTTAAAGCGGATGAAGATAAATTAACAGCCTTCCATGCTGCGTTCATGAGTGGCGGAATGTTCTTATATGTACCGAAAAATGTTGTGGTTGAAGAACCATTTGAAGCGTTGTATTTACAAAATGCAGCGTCAACAACAAACTTCGTAAAACACGTGCTAATCTTAGCCGATGAAAATTCACAATTTAACTACTTGGAACGTTTCCAAACAATTGGTGAAGGTGATGTTAAATCAACTGCCAATATCGTGGTGGAAGTGATTGCGAAACAAGGCGCTAAAGTGAAATTCTCTGCTATTGATCAATTAGGCGAAAATGTCACAGCTTATATGAACCGTCGTGGACATATTATGCGTGATGCCTCAGTTGACTGGGCGATTGGCGTGATGAACGAAGCGAACATTGTCGCTGACTTTGATTCTGATTTAGTAGGCGAAGGCTCTCATTCAGAAGTCAAAGCCGTTGCCATTAGTTCTGGTAAACAAGTTCAAGGAATTGATACGCGTGTGACAAATATGGCACCACATTCTGTGGGACATATTTTACAACACGGTGTTATCCGTGATCGTGGTACCTTAACATTCAACGGAATTGGTCATATTCTAAAAGGAGCAAAAGGTTCTGATGCGCAACAAGAAAGTCGTGTCTTGATGTTATCAGACCAAGCGCGTGGCGATGCCAACCCAATTCTTTTAATTGATGAAAATGAAGTCACTGCTGGACACGCTGCCTCTGTTGGTCGTGTGGATCCAGAAGAGATGTACTACTTAATGAGTCGTGGTTTAAGAAAAACTGAAGCAGAACGTTTAGTCATTCGTGGTTTCCTAGGGTCAGTCTTAACAGCGATTCCAGTTAAAGAAGTTCAAAAAGAATTAGCTGAGGTTATTGAAAGGAAGTTATCTTAA
- a CDS encoding cysteine desulfurase has protein sequence MFDAKALKKDFPILDQQVNDEPLIYLDNAATTQKPQQVLDVLNKYYQEDNANVHRGVHTLAERATKDYEAAREKVRAFIHANETAEVLFTRGTTTSLNWLAQSYGMANLKAGDEIVISYMEHHSNIVPWQQVAKATGAKLVYLELTADGQLDMTDAKAKIGPKTKVLSIAHVSNVLGVTNPIKELADLVHQHGGIIIADGAQAVPHMTVDVQSLDVDFYAFSGHKMCGPTGIGVLYGKRQHLEKMEPVEFGGEMIDFVYDQESTWTELPWKFEAGTPNIAGAIALGAAVDYLTEIGMDQIHAYEEELTAYVMPKLQAIDGLTIYGPQSSDDRGAVIAFNLDSVHPHDLATAMDMQGVAVRAGHHCAQPLLRYLDVQSTARASFYFYNTIEEADQFVAAVIAAKEFFENGPI, from the coding sequence ATGTTTGATGCTAAAGCATTGAAAAAAGATTTCCCAATACTAGATCAACAAGTTAATGATGAACCCTTAATCTACTTGGATAATGCGGCGACAACTCAAAAACCGCAACAGGTTTTAGATGTCTTAAACAAGTACTACCAAGAAGATAATGCTAACGTTCACCGCGGGGTTCATACCTTAGCAGAACGTGCTACGAAAGACTATGAAGCAGCTCGTGAAAAAGTTCGTGCCTTCATTCATGCCAATGAAACGGCCGAAGTTTTATTCACACGTGGGACAACAACCAGTCTCAATTGGTTAGCTCAAAGCTACGGCATGGCAAACTTAAAAGCTGGCGATGAGATTGTGATTTCTTACATGGAACATCACTCTAACATTGTGCCTTGGCAACAAGTAGCGAAAGCGACAGGGGCTAAGTTAGTTTATTTAGAACTAACAGCTGATGGTCAACTAGATATGACAGATGCGAAAGCAAAGATTGGCCCTAAAACAAAAGTCTTATCGATTGCGCATGTTTCTAATGTTCTTGGGGTGACAAACCCGATTAAAGAGCTAGCTGATTTAGTTCACCAACATGGTGGGATTATCATTGCTGATGGGGCTCAAGCCGTTCCTCATATGACGGTCGATGTTCAATCGTTAGATGTGGACTTCTATGCCTTTAGTGGTCATAAAATGTGTGGGCCAACAGGGATCGGTGTTCTTTATGGTAAACGTCAACACTTAGAAAAAATGGAACCAGTTGAGTTTGGTGGTGAGATGATTGATTTCGTCTATGACCAAGAAAGTACATGGACAGAGCTTCCTTGGAAGTTCGAAGCCGGTACGCCCAACATTGCTGGCGCGATTGCTTTAGGTGCAGCCGTTGATTACTTAACTGAAATCGGTATGGATCAAATCCACGCTTATGAAGAAGAGTTAACAGCCTACGTGATGCCAAAATTACAAGCGATTGATGGTTTAACAATCTACGGTCCACAATCAAGTGATGATCGTGGTGCGGTGATTGCTTTCAACTTAGACAGCGTTCATCCCCATGACTTAGCTACAGCTATGGACATGCAAGGGGTGGCAGTGCGTGCGGGACATCATTGTGCCCAACCGTTATTGCGCTACTTAGATGTGCAATCAACAGCTAGAGCAAGTTTTTATTTCTATAATACAATCGAAGAAGCTGACCAATTTGTGGCAGCCGTTATTGCAGCGAAGGAGTTTTTTGAAAATGGCCCTATCTAG
- the sufU gene encoding Fe-S cluster assembly sulfur transfer protein SufU, giving the protein MALSRLDNLYRQVILDHSSHPHHHGVLDDASTEIEMNNPTCGDVIQLQLAIDDNDKISDIRFSGSGCSISTASTSMMTDAVIGKTTAEALALVDQFSELVQGKDVPNIDDLGDAQMLGGVAKFPARIKCATLGWKALEKGIKENQTTTVETASHCDTHTEQD; this is encoded by the coding sequence ATGGCCCTATCTAGATTAGATAACTTATACCGTCAAGTGATCCTGGATCACTCAAGTCATCCTCACCATCATGGTGTTTTAGATGATGCCTCAACTGAAATTGAAATGAATAACCCAACGTGTGGTGATGTCATCCAGCTTCAGTTAGCCATTGACGACAATGATAAAATTTCAGATATCCGTTTTTCTGGTAGTGGTTGTTCGATTAGTACAGCTAGTACAAGTATGATGACGGATGCCGTGATTGGAAAAACAACTGCCGAAGCCTTAGCCTTAGTTGATCAATTTTCAGAATTGGTTCAAGGCAAAGACGTCCCTAACATTGATGATTTAGGTGACGCCCAAATGCTTGGTGGAGTGGCTAAATTCCCAGCTCGCATTAAATGTGCGACATTAGGTTGGAAAGCTTTAGAAAAAGGTATCAAAGAGAATCAAACAACGACAGTTGAAACAGCTAGTCATTGTGACACACATACAGAACAAGATTAA